From a single Myotis daubentonii chromosome 5, mMyoDau2.1, whole genome shotgun sequence genomic region:
- the SPINK14 gene encoding serine protease inhibitor Kazal-type 14 produces MAKSFPVLCSLLFFMLIHRVVPSEVSYLSLSVILIVSFFSIQLQVKCPYKKVDLSWFKGTLKPCRGIYHPVCGTNLVTYENPCILCVESL; encoded by the exons ATGGCCAAATCTTTCCCAGTGCTCTGCTCATTATTGTTCTTCATGCTGATCCATCGGGTGGTACCATCTG AGGTGAGCTACCTGTCTCTGAGTGTGATTCTAATTGTATCATTCTTCTCAATTCAATTGCAGGTGAAATGTCCATATAAGAAAGTAGACTTGAGCTGGTTCAAAGGGACATTGAAGCCCTGCCGTGGTATATATCATCCGGTCTGTGGCACCAACTTGGTAACCTATGAAAACCCCTGCATCTTGTGTGTTGAGAGCTTGTGA
- the LOC132235820 gene encoding double-headed protease inhibitor, submandibular gland-like: MKTITALAVLALVATTWAVSPPAIGTAVDCSKYQGKGSSLACTREYKPICGVDNRVYSNECMYCMKRQEQGYVLRKLHDGKCVECTKYSEACTMEYMPHCGSDGVVYANKCLFCNSVMRSRGALYLANYGQCESR; the protein is encoded by the exons ATGAAGACCATCACTGCTCTTGCCGTTCTTGCTCTAGTAGCCACTACATGGGCTGTCTCTCCACCTG CAATTGGGACAGCG GTGGATTGCTCCAAATACCAGGGCAAAGGCTCCAGTCTTGCATGCACAAGGGAGTATAAACCAATATGTGGCGTAGATAATAGAGTTTACAGCAATGAATGCATGTATTGTATGAAAAGACA AGAACAAGGATATGTACTCAGAAAACTTCATGATGGGAAATGT GTTGAATGCACCAAATACTCTGAGGCATGCACCATGGAATATATGCCTCACTGTGGATCTGATGGAGTAGTGTATGccaacaaatgtttgttttgcAACAGTGTTAT GAGGAGCCGTGGTGCCCTCTATTTGGCCAATTATGGACAATGCGAGTCTCGCTGA